Below is a genomic region from Staphylococcus carnosus.
TAGATTTGACCTTTTCCATAGCATTTCTGCCTCCGTTCGTTTCTTTATCTTGATTAAATTGTACGACCAAAACAGGGTTTTGTGTGCGTTTTCAAGGTGAAATGCGAGAATCAGTATGCGAGTTGCACCATTCACAAGATGAGTTTCAAACCATGCTTCAGAAAGGGTGCTTTGCTAAGATGAGTTGCAAAAATTGAAGGGTTAAACGTCAAAAAACTCCCTATGCTGTTTAATAGCTAATAGGGAGTTTGCTTCGCATATCTATATCAATCCAATGGCAGCTTTAAATGGTTTCATATATGAACGGCTGACTTGTACTTTTAAATTGCCCGTCAAAGTGACTTGATATGTGTAATTAAACCAATGTTCAATGGTTTGAATGTGTGCTTGGTTGATTATTGTAGAACGATGTATACGCAAAAACTGTGTGTCATCTAAACGCTTAGCATAGTTATTCAAAGGCTCTGTCGTTTCATAGTCTCGATTTAACGTATGCAACGTAGTTTTGCCGTTATTAACAGACAAAGCAATAATTTCTTTTTGATTTAAGACATAAATGCGTTCATCAACTTCTATTGGTAAAACTGAAGGTTGTTTAATTGAATGCTCAGATGGTTTGAATTGATTTTGCCTCACAGTTTCTCCAACTTTTTCTGAACTTTCTTGCGGTTCAGTTGTTTGTTGATTTGAGGAGGAAGAATAATTCAATTTAGCAGCAACACGCGTTACTGCTTGATTAATTCGATCTTGTTCAAAGGGTTTCAGAATGTAATCCGTTGCATCAAGTTCAAAAGCTTTCACAGCAAAAGTATCATGAGCAGTTGCAAAAATGATATAAGGCGGGTGTTTCATCTTTTGTATTTTTTCTGCTAAATCCAATCCGCTTTCATCCATTAAGTTGATATCGAGAAAGATAACATCATAGGTTTCGTATAATAGTTTTTCGAGTGTTTCTCCAATTGTTTCAGCTTCATCAATTACCTCAAAGTTACCGTTTTGTGTGAGTAAATAATTGAGTTCATTACGTGCTAAAGGCTCGTCGTCAACGATGAGTGTCTTCATATTTTTTTACCTCCTTGTTGTCTGAACGAAATGGAATGCGGCAGCTTACAGCAGTACCATTCGAATTAGAATCAATATGCAATAATGCATTTGAACCAAACAAACCAGATAATCGTAAGTTTAAATTTTCAAGTGCGCTTCCAGTTCCTCCGGTATCAGAATGTACAATCGCTTTACCGATATAAGGTAATTTATCTTTTGGAATGCCAATACCATTATCTTTAACTTCTAAATAAAGTTGACCATCTTCATCACGTACAATGACATCGATGTGATTATCTGTTCTGCGATCTTTAAATGCATGTCGAATTGCGTTTTCTACCAAGACTTGAATAATAAAAGGAGGTAAGAGTGCGTTACGACATGCTGAGTCAATGTCGAAATTGATGTTGAAACGATTAGGAAAACGAGCTTGTTCTAATGATAAATAAGCTTCTACTTGTTGCAATTCTTTATCTAATGTAATGGTGTTATTCCGTGCACCTTGTAAATTAGAACGGAAAAATTGACTGAGCTGCAATAATAATTTACGTGCTTTTTCGCTGTCAATACGGACCATAGCAGAGATAGTATTGATTGCATTGAAAAAGAAGTGCGGATTTACTTGTGCTTGCAATGATTTGATTTCAGCATCTTTTAATAACTTGCTTTGTGCTTCTGCTTGTCCTAATTCTAATTGGCTGGAAAAAATATTAGCTAGCCCTGTTGCAAGTTGTTTCTCTACAAATGTCAGTCGATGAGCATCTGTAAAGTATAATTTCAATGTGCCGACGACTTTGTCTTGGATGTGAAGCGGTATGACAATCGCTGCTTGCAGCGGACAATTTGGATGGTTGCAGCCAATTTCATTACGAGAATGTGCCTCTTTCAGTTTTCCTGTCAGAATCACTTCTTTAGATAGTTCTGTAATAATTTCTTTTTGCGGTACATGATGGTCGCTGCCTGCACCGACATGCGCTAAAATATCATGACGATTTGTAATCGCTACAGCAGATACTTGCATTAAGTCTTTAATAATATGCGCTGCTTTGTTTGCTGAGGCTTCATTGAGACCTTCACGAAAATAAGGCAATGTTTCATTCGCAATTTGCAAGACATCATGTGTTTGCACACCGCGTGTTTGTTCTTCTTGTTTTAAAGTTGAAATAATAATAGACAAGAAAATTGCAGTACCGATACTGTTGATTAAAATCATAGGCAATGCAATGAAGCTGACAAGTGACCAAGCATGACCACTATTTTCTGCAAACAACAAGATACAAAGCATTTGTATGATTTCTAAAGATGCACCAATAAGGGCACCTAGCAATACAGGCGGGTATCGACGTGCTTTCAAATAATAACGACCGACATATCCAGAGACCAATGCAATCAATATGGATGAAATGAAATAAGTGAAAGCATTTGCGCCACCGATGTAGAAGCGGTATATGCCAGAGATAACACCGACAACCAGTGCTACTGCTGGACCGCCGACAAGTCCTGATACGCCAATTGTAAGTACGCGTGTATTCGCTAAAGAAGTATCAGGAGCCAGATGTGTATAAAGCTGACCAGATAATATGTGTGAATCACGAATAACAACACCGGTTACATTGGACAACAATGCAAATATGACAAACATAATCGTTAATTGCCATTTCGCCCGCCATGTTTCACGATTTTGCATTAAGTTTTTAAAATATTTAAAGTTCATTAGGATATAAGCAAGTACGATAATTAAACCGACACGTTCTAAAAGTAAAATGAATAAATTAAGCAAGAGCATCACCTTAGATATTGGAATTTTTCGACAAATACTATATAAATGAATTTCGTTTATACTAAATATGTAATTTGTTACGAAATAATTGAATTGCTTTAATGTATTAATAGAAATTTGCTTGAAATTGGTGTAAGATACTTCATATATTGAAATTGATAGGTTTAGTTTATATTGCATTTTAATCATAAGCTAAATCTCTATTTTTTTCAGTTTTTTTGCAGGGGTATAGGAGGAATTAAAATATGACAGCAACAAGAGCTTTTAGAGGAGACAACAAATTGTTGTTAGGCATTATTCTAGGTGTCATTACATTCTGGCTGTTTGCACAATCAGTTTTGAATGTTGTACCGACACTGCAAGAATCCTTTCATACAAATGCAGGAATCATTAATACCGCGGTTAGTTTAACTGCACTTTTCTCCGGTTTATTTGTTGTGGGTGCCGGAAGTATTGCAGATAAAGTAGGACGTGTAAAAATTACATATATCGGTTTAGTCCTCAGTGTTGTGGGATCACTGTTGATTATTATTACCGATATACCTGCTTTTTTAATTATTGGCCGTATTATTCAAGGCTTTTCTGCAGCATGTATTATGCCTGCTACACTCGCTATTGTAAATGAATATTACATTGGCAAGGATAGACAGCGTGCATTAAGTTATTGGTCTATCGGTTCATGGGGCGGATCAGGAATCTGTTCATATTTCGGTGGATTGATGTCTACATTTGTAGGATGGCGCTGGATATTCATCATCTCAATTATTGTCGCATTGCTTGCAATGTATTTAATGCGACATACTCCAGAAACAAAAGCAGACTCAGACAGTGATGTACAACGTGGAAAATTAGACGTTGTAGGCTTGATTGTCTTAGCTGTTATGATGTTAAGTTTAAATGTAATTATTACACAATCATCAAACTACGGTTTCTTATCACCATTAATTATAAGTTTAATTGTGGTATTTATTATTTCAGTCGTCTTCTTTGCAATATATGAACAACGACTTAAGAATCCATTGATTGATTTTAATTTATTCAAACATAAAGCGTATTCTGGAGCGGTATTATCCAACTTCGCATTAAATGCGGTAGCCGGAACATTAATTGTCGCAAATACTTATTTCCAACAAGGTCTAGGATTTACTTCTAACCAATCCGGTATGATGAGTATTACATATCTGATTACTGTACTTGTCATGATTAGAATTGGTGAAAAAGTAATGCAAAAATTAGGTGCAAAACGTCCGATGATGTTTGGTGCTTTATTAAATGCAGTTGGGATGCTGCTTATTGCACTTACTTTCTTACCGACAGTTATTTACGTAATCAGCAGTGTACTTGGATATTTATTATTCGGACTTGGTTTAGGTATGTATGCGACACCATCTACAGATACAGCAGTATCAAGTGCACCAGATAATAAAGTGGGTGCTGCATCAGGTATTTATAAGATGGCTTCATCATTAGGTAATGCTTTTGGTATCGCAATTTCTGGTACGATTTATGCTGTTGTTTCACATCATGTCAACTTAGCGGCAGGTGCAATGGCAGGTATTGGTTTCAACATACTTCTAGGTATCTTTGCATTCTTAGTTGTATTGATATTAGTTCCAAAATCTACTGGAGAAACTTATTAATCAGAAAGACTAAAAATTGCCACCACGCATTTGTATGGTAAATATGATTCTTGAAAGACGGAATGGTCATTGATGGTACAGTTTATGAGGGAAATTGTATCATCGAAGATTATTCCGTTTTTTTGGTTAGAAGTTAGAATGAGAAGGGTATCTAAAGAAGAATAAGAGGTGAGGATACTTATGGACACTTTGTCTTTCATATTAGCGCTAATAGTTTTAGCAGCTTTAATAATTGGTATTCGAGATATTGTTCAAAATAGGATTACTCATAAAACACATAAGACATTGTATAGTGCGATTATCATAATGATTATCTTAGTGTTTGTGTTATTTATGGATTTATTAGATTAAAAAGAGAGCGTACATGAAACCGTGTACGCTCTCTTTTAAATAAAAATATTTTTTTATACATATCGTTTGTTCAGAATCTGTTTTTTGCTTTTTGTATCTTTCCATAACAGTGATAAACTTAATCGGATTATGAAAAGTAATATTGCTATAAAAATCAGTAAAATAAGCATAATTATTGGTGGAGAAAAACTCATGAGTGCAATTTCCCAATTGATTGATTGTATTATCCAACTTGGTGCTTTATAGAAGATCGCACTTATTAAAATTATAAGACCAAGTGTTAGTGTGAATATCATGATATTTATAAGTTTGGAATTAAAACGTTTTGAAATACGCTGTTGTTTAAAATGATATATAACATATCCAATATTGATTAATCCTGCTGCACATATGATAATAGCTATCCAAATTAATAAAGCAATGATTAAAGCATATTGCTGCACATCATAATTAAGTTTATGATATTGGTCGAAAAATTCAAGTTGATGATTCAAGGTGCGTGCTAAATTTGGCGTAGCGTCTGTGTTTAGGTTTGCAAGAATCACGACTGCGTTTTTTTCTTTAGAGTTTAAAAGCACAAAAGATGAATAATTGGGTAATGTACCTGGATGTAATACTTGATGCTGATCTGGATTTAAAAACCATCCTGTTGCATAATCTGAAGCATTCGCATCTTTTGGTGTTTCTGATCTTTTTTGATGCGATTGCGTGATGAGTGATTTGTCTGTTCCTTTTGGATTTAACTGCATATTAACCCACGGAATCATATCAGTGGTACTGCTGATCATGTAAGCGGCAGGCGTGTCGCCTTTAAAATAATCCGGGTTATCAGCTTCTACATGTCCGTTTTTCTCTTCAACGTATCCTTGAGCAAGGTGTTTTTTTCGATTCTTTGTTATATTTTCAGTCTTGAAATAAGTTTGATTCATGTGAAGCGGTGTTAAAATATGTTGCCGTATATAATTTTCATAGCTTTGATGAGAGACTTGTTCAACGAGTAAACCTAAAATATCATAATTCATGTTTGCGTAGTTGAACTGTTGTCCGGGTTGATCATTTAATTCTTCATTGTTAATGCTTTTGACATGTGATTTCAAATTATCTTTGCTTTTAGGAAGTTCATCTTCTTTGTCGGATGACATATCGTCGTCTATACCGCTTGTTTGTGCAATCAATTGTTCCACTGTGACTTTTGCTTGTTTGTCATGATATTTAAGATGCAGCCATGGCAGATAATCTGATACAGGTGCATTCAAGTCAATTTTCTTTTTATCTGATAACTGAAGTATGGCAAGTCCGGTAAAAGCTTTAGTATCAGATGCAATTTCGTATTGGGTGTGCTCGGTTGCGTGCTGCTGTTTAGCTTGATTTTGAAAACCGAAACCTTTGTTTAAAATTAGTTTTTGATGTTGTATCATCAGCACACTCATACCAGGAATATGTTGTTGTTGCATAGTTTTTTGTATTTTTTGTGCTGCAAAGTGATTTAAGGTTTGTTGACTTGCATGTTTAGAAGATTCTTGGGTGAATTGAATTGTTAGTAATAACAAAACAACAAGGAAGGCAATAGAGGTAATCACTAATAAGGTTTTATAATAAACATTCTTAAAATGATATTGTTTCATGGTCTTTACTCATTTCCATAAGATTTAAATATAGAACAGTATACCATTATTTTGTCCTAAAACGAGTTTGAACAGTGCTTTGAGTAAATTTTTCATAGCATATTTACAAATTTGTTAATTACTTAACGAAAGTGTAAAAGTTCTATATTTTTTTAGTCTTGGGTACTATACATTTTCAAAGGATAGGCGTATATTTTTCTCATTCAATAGTACATGTTTTTTGCATTGAAAGTTCATGAAAAGAGACAACGCTTATGATTCAAATATCTAGAGATACAAAAGATATAGAGGTAATGGATTATGATATTTTATCATTTAAAACATATGTTAATTGGTAAACCGAAAAGAAACCGAGAACTATCGCATGAAAAAATAAGTAAAGTCAAAGCGTTAGCGATATTATCTTCTGATGCATTATCATCAGTTGCATATGGCCCTGAACAAATATTGATTACCTTAACAGCTGTGAGTGCAGCAGCAACTTGGTTTACTTTACCGATTACAGCTGGTGTATTAATTTTGCTGTTAGCATTAATTTTGTCATACCGACAAATTATATATGCTTATCCAGAAGGTGGAGGAGCTTATGTTGTTACTAAATATAACTTAGGCGAGAAAATGTCCTTGCTCGCTGGCGGTTCATTGCTGGTAGATTATATATTAACAGTTGCAGTAAGTATTTCATCTGGAGCTGATGCATTTATTGCCGCTTTCCCTAACTTATATCAACATAAAGTATTGATTGCTTGTTTATTAGTCGTGGTTATACTGATTTTAAATTTACGTGGGTTAACTGATTCAGCAACTGTATTGTCATATCCCGTCTATCTATTCATTTTTGGTATGATCGTATTGATTTTATATGGCACTTTTAAAGTTGCAACAGGACAAGCACAACCGGATATGCATGCAACAGTAGGTACAGCAGTTCCGGGTGTAACATTATTTTTGTTATTACGTGCATTTTCTTCCGGTGCTTCTTCATTAACAGGTATTGAAGCTATTTCAAATGCTGTAACAAGTTTTCATAATCCTGCGCCGAAAAACGCTGTAAAAACATTGATTGCAATGGGAAGTATTTTAGCATTTTTACTTGTTGGCATTGTGGGATTATCTTATTGGTACGGTATTGTACCACATATGGAAACAACAGTATTATCACAATTAGCGACTCATGTTTTTGGTCAAAATGTTGCCTTTTATTTTATACAAGCTACCACAGTATTGATTTTAGTATTGGCAGCTAATACTGGATTTACCGCTTTCCCAATGTTAGCAGCTAATATGGCTCAAGATAAATACATGCCGCATATGTTTACAGTTCGTGGAGATCGTTTAGGTTATTCGAATTCCATGATAATTCTAGGCAGTATTGCAATCGTTTTAATTATTGCTTTTAAAGGCGCCACTGAAAACTTGATTCCTTTATATGCCACTGGGGTATTTATACCGTTTACGCTTGCGCAATATGGAATGGTTGTAAAATGGATAAGAGAACGTCCTAAAGGCTGGCTGTTGAAATTATCAGCAAATGCACTAGGAGGCACGATTACTTTCATTGTCTTTATGATTTTTTTGATTACAAAATTTTCACATGTATGGCCAATTTTAATTTTCTTGCCATTTGTAGTCTTAGTGCTATTGAAAATCCGTTCGCATTATCGAGATATCGCCGAACAATTACGTACTGAAGCACAATTTAAAGAATTAACAAACGTTGATAAAAACTTAGCGTTAATACCGGTCAGCAGTGTATCATCTATTGTTGATAAATCAGTTGAATATGCTGAGTTGACTGCTGATCGTACGATTGCGGTACATGTATCATTTGATGCGACAAAAGATAAAGCTATGCAAGAAAAATGGAAAGCACATTATCCTGATATCCGTCTGGTTATTTTACATTCAGAATATCGGAGTGTAGCAAGACCATTAGCACGCTTTATAGATAGAATACGCAGTAAAGCAGAGAATGAAAAGTTTGTTATTACGGTAATTGTACCGCAATTTATTACTAACAAACCTTGGCAGAATCTATTGCATAATCAAACTGGTATTTTATTAAGATGGACTTTGTTCTATCAAAAAAATTGTATCTTAGCTATGATTCCTATGAAGTTGAAAAAGTAAGAAAAAACGTCAGTCTTTAGGATTGACGTTTTTTTGCATCTTTATTCTAAATATCAATGAAATAATATTATGCTTAAAGTATAATGAATTTTATAAGAATAATTAGAAAAGTATCAATTGATTCGTTGCTAATTATTCTTAAATACATAATTGGGTGGTAACGTTATGAATAAAATTGCAAAGTATTCAGCAATCGTAGGTATTGCAAGTTCGTTATTAATTTCAGGACCGGCAAATGCGCATGCTGCAGGGGGTTCACAAGCGTCAACAGCAGTGAAAGAACAACAAACAACACAACAAGAAGGTAATTTAGGTGAACAAAATACGATGAGTGTTTCATGGTATCAAAACTCAGCAGAAGCCAAGGCACTTTATTTACAAGGTTACAATACAGCTAAAGAC
It encodes:
- a CDS encoding sensor histidine kinase, with protein sequence MLNLFILLLERVGLIIVLAYILMNFKYFKNLMQNRETWRAKWQLTIMFVIFALLSNVTGVVIRDSHILSGQLYTHLAPDTSLANTRVLTIGVSGLVGGPAVALVVGVISGIYRFYIGGANAFTYFISSILIALVSGYVGRYYLKARRYPPVLLGALIGASLEIIQMLCILLFAENSGHAWSLVSFIALPMILINSIGTAIFLSIIISTLKQEEQTRGVQTHDVLQIANETLPYFREGLNEASANKAAHIIKDLMQVSAVAITNRHDILAHVGAGSDHHVPQKEIITELSKEVILTGKLKEAHSRNEIGCNHPNCPLQAAIVIPLHIQDKVVGTLKLYFTDAHRLTFVEKQLATGLANIFSSQLELGQAEAQSKLLKDAEIKSLQAQVNPHFFFNAINTISAMVRIDSEKARKLLLQLSQFFRSNLQGARNNTITLDKELQQVEAYLSLEQARFPNRFNINFDIDSACRNALLPPFIIQVLVENAIRHAFKDRRTDNHIDVIVRDEDGQLYLEVKDNGIGIPKDKLPYIGKAIVHSDTGGTGSALENLNLRLSGLFGSNALLHIDSNSNGTAVSCRIPFRSDNKEVKKYEDTHR
- a CDS encoding MFS transporter: MTATRAFRGDNKLLLGIILGVITFWLFAQSVLNVVPTLQESFHTNAGIINTAVSLTALFSGLFVVGAGSIADKVGRVKITYIGLVLSVVGSLLIIITDIPAFLIIGRIIQGFSAACIMPATLAIVNEYYIGKDRQRALSYWSIGSWGGSGICSYFGGLMSTFVGWRWIFIISIIVALLAMYLMRHTPETKADSDSDVQRGKLDVVGLIVLAVMMLSLNVIITQSSNYGFLSPLIISLIVVFIISVVFFAIYEQRLKNPLIDFNLFKHKAYSGAVLSNFALNAVAGTLIVANTYFQQGLGFTSNQSGMMSITYLITVLVMIRIGEKVMQKLGAKRPMMFGALLNAVGMLLIALTFLPTVIYVISSVLGYLLFGLGLGMYATPSTDTAVSSAPDNKVGAASGIYKMASSLGNAFGIAISGTIYAVVSHHVNLAAGAMAGIGFNILLGIFAFLVVLILVPKSTGETY
- a CDS encoding response regulator transcription factor LytR, encoding MKTLIVDDEPLARNELNYLLTQNGNFEVIDEAETIGETLEKLLYETYDVIFLDINLMDESGLDLAEKIQKMKHPPYIIFATAHDTFAVKAFELDATDYILKPFEQDRINQAVTRVAAKLNYSSSSNQQTTEPQESSEKVGETVRQNQFKPSEHSIKQPSVLPIEVDERIYVLNQKEIIALSVNNGKTTLHTLNRDYETTEPLNNYAKRLDDTQFLRIHRSTIINQAHIQTIEHWFNYTYQVTLTGNLKVQVSRSYMKPFKAAIGLI
- a CDS encoding serine hydrolase domain-containing protein, yielding MKQYHFKNVYYKTLLVITSIAFLVVLLLLTIQFTQESSKHASQQTLNHFAAQKIQKTMQQQHIPGMSVLMIQHQKLILNKGFGFQNQAKQQHATEHTQYEIASDTKAFTGLAILQLSDKKKIDLNAPVSDYLPWLHLKYHDKQAKVTVEQLIAQTSGIDDDMSSDKEDELPKSKDNLKSHVKSINNEELNDQPGQQFNYANMNYDILGLLVEQVSHQSYENYIRQHILTPLHMNQTYFKTENITKNRKKHLAQGYVEEKNGHVEADNPDYFKGDTPAAYMISSTTDMIPWVNMQLNPKGTDKSLITQSHQKRSETPKDANASDYATGWFLNPDQHQVLHPGTLPNYSSFVLLNSKEKNAVVILANLNTDATPNLARTLNHQLEFFDQYHKLNYDVQQYALIIALLIWIAIIICAAGLINIGYVIYHFKQQRISKRFNSKLINIMIFTLTLGLIILISAIFYKAPSWIIQSINWEIALMSFSPPIIMLILLIFIAILLFIIRLSLSLLWKDTKSKKQILNKRYV
- a CDS encoding APC family permease, yielding MIFYHLKHMLIGKPKRNRELSHEKISKVKALAILSSDALSSVAYGPEQILITLTAVSAAATWFTLPITAGVLILLLALILSYRQIIYAYPEGGGAYVVTKYNLGEKMSLLAGGSLLVDYILTVAVSISSGADAFIAAFPNLYQHKVLIACLLVVVILILNLRGLTDSATVLSYPVYLFIFGMIVLILYGTFKVATGQAQPDMHATVGTAVPGVTLFLLLRAFSSGASSLTGIEAISNAVTSFHNPAPKNAVKTLIAMGSILAFLLVGIVGLSYWYGIVPHMETTVLSQLATHVFGQNVAFYFIQATTVLILVLAANTGFTAFPMLAANMAQDKYMPHMFTVRGDRLGYSNSMIILGSIAIVLIIAFKGATENLIPLYATGVFIPFTLAQYGMVVKWIRERPKGWLLKLSANALGGTITFIVFMIFLITKFSHVWPILIFLPFVVLVLLKIRSHYRDIAEQLRTEAQFKELTNVDKNLALIPVSSVSSIVDKSVEYAELTADRTIAVHVSFDATKDKAMQEKWKAHYPDIRLVILHSEYRSVARPLARFIDRIRSKAENEKFVITVIVPQFITNKPWQNLLHNQTGILLRWTLFYQKNCILAMIPMKLKK